A segment of the Gouania willdenowi unplaced genomic scaffold, fGouWil2.1 scaffold_51_arrow_ctg1, whole genome shotgun sequence genome:
gtcaaaggtccTACCTTAGGGTAGTACCCAGGGTAGAGTTTCTCAGTAACAGGACTGATGTAGTCCTTGAGGAACTTAAGCCACTCCTTCTCAAAGCTGATCTGGTTCATATGGATGTCCACCGTGGGAACGCTCTCATAGCCTCCAGCCAGACGCTCATCCTACAGGAACAGGAGCACAACCTCAACATATATGGTCTACAACCCACtgggaccaggaccaggaccaggacctcATTTATAACAGTGTGCCTAGCTAAACACACTTCAGCTAGCATACGCTAAAAACCAGAGAGTGCgtacaaatctttttttaacgATTTATAAGCAAGAGCGCATGTAGGTCCCacacatgtttctgtttataaatcacaatcaactcaAACGTTGGCGCACGTGAAGAAACACCTTGCTCCGCCCACTTggtgcctataaaaggtcaggtgTACGCCTACAtgaataatgactaataataattgtggagcgagaagaaaaacaagtgaataaaacaaatatgcacCAAAATCATGAGATTAAACTGCAGCAGCTCAAACGTTGCTTATATGTAACGTACGCTTTATTTAGTATGTACACAACGTTTAGAAATGACACCCCAGGACTCACCCTGTGGGAACCTCCAGACCACTGACCAAAGTCCTCCAGGGTCTCCACCAGGTGGTCACACATGGTTTCAGAGAACGTTGGAAACCAGTAGACGTCAGGACAGGgctgcacacgcacgcacacacacacacacacagtcagtcagtcagtcagtcagggtgtgtacgtgtgtgtgtgtgtgtgtgtaacagtgtttGTACCTGTTCCACAAAGGTTGTTTGATCTTCAAAGATCTTGTCGTAGTTTTGATGTACGTACTTCTCCCTCCAGTCCTGATAACACACACTCAGtcagcaagtgtgtgtgtgttaatgatgTGTGttaatgatgtgtgtgtgtgagttaatgatgtgtgtgtgtctaaccaCTGGGTTGTCAAAGATCTGCCACATGTCTGGATGAAGTCTGGATGTGTTGAAGTTGTTTGAAGCCACTAAACGTCCAAACTCGTCtctgttggacacaaacatgaaGACTCCCTGTGGAGGGAGgagggtcagtgtgtgtgtgtgtgtgtgtgtgtgtgtgtgtgtgtgtgtgtgtgtgtgtgtgtgtgtgtgtgtgtgtgtgtgtgtgtgtgtggtacagGCGCCAGAGGTCACCTGATCTCTGATGCTCCTACAGAAGGCCATGTCTGGGTCCAGGTCCTGGTCCATAAACAGACTGACATCAGAGAACTTAGAGCGGAGAACACTGGCTTTGATCAGGTAGGCCTGGGACACATAGGGTACGTTCCACacaccactacacacacacacacacacacacatcattaacacacacacacacacatcattaaCACACGCACATCAttaacgcacgcacacacacacacacacgcacatcattaacacacacacacacacatcattaacacacacacacacacacacacacacccacacacacacacacacacacacacacacacgcacacgcacgcacacacacactcgctgaatgtcattgttttatttctctctGAGTTTAGTTTGAAGACAAACTACGTGTAAAGACCTCAGGGATGTATTTACGTTATTAATGTATCTATTTATGATTGTCACACTGTAAACTGTGATTGTTCACagaaagattttaaaaagaaaagcaccacactgtgtgtgtgtgtgttaatgatgtgtgtgttaatgatgtgtgtgtgtgtgtgtgtgtgttaatgatgtgtgtgtgtgttaatgatgtgtgtgtgtgtgtgttaatgatgtgtgtgtgttaatgatgtgtgtgtgtgttaatgatgtgtgtgtgtgtgtgtgtgtgtccttacgTTCTCTTGCTCTGGACTATCTCTATGTAATCCTCTGATCGTGAGTAGAATCCTTCAGGACTCAGAGCTCCCCAGAAGTTACTCCATAGTTTACCATGTTTGGACAACATGGGGGCGATCACaggcctgcacacacacacacacacacgtgtgtaaacccactgtgtgtgtgtgtgtgtgtgtgtgtgtgtgtgtgaggtacTTACTTGTTCTCCTCGATGAGGATCCTCAGAGTATCAGGGTTGGTTAAGGCCACGTCAGAGTCCATACTGAAGTAATAATCACAGGATGGATCCTTCACACACACCtccctatacacacacacacacacactgatgtgtctctgacttacacacacactgctgtgtAGCTCCTCCTCCTGTACTCACACAGCCATGGTTCTGGCTCCGCCCTCCTGAAGGTTCTCCTCTGGTCCAACCAGACGAGCCTCAGCAAACGAAGCAGCGTGATTGGTCCAGAAGGTCTGGATGTGACGCTCATGGTACACAACCTGTGTGTAGTACACAATCATTAAACAGCCTGTgtgttacacactgttacacacctAAACAGCGTGATAAATCACATGTATGTCATATATGTACAGCTACACACAGGGGTTAGAGGTCAGGGACTCATCAACATCCctcagtgatggaccagggggGATTAGAACCAGAGACCCTCTGATTCATTAACCGCCTCAAcctgtgtgtaacagtgtgtgtgtttacgttGTTGTGGATGAAGAGGCGGAGCCTGCTCAGTGGGTAGTTGATGGTTGTCAGTCGTTGTAGAAACTCATCTATAAACGGTGTTGCGTGTTCGATGAAGATAGCGATGAAGACCACGGGCAGCTCCtcgtcctacacacacacagatatatatatatatacatacacagtgtgtgtgtgtgtgtgtgtgtgtgtgtgtgcgtacaggTGTGGTGCTCAGGCTCAGCAGGTCATAGTCACACACTCCACAGCCGTTCTCATAGCTCCACGCCGTGGGGACGTAGTTCCCCAGGTAGTTCAGCTGCAGCTGTGGaccagaggtcaaaggtcagcacGGGTCACCTGACCAGGAGCAGCGCTCTGATTGGTGCGTTACCTTGGTGGGTCCGTTACCATGGATGACCACCGGCAGCGTGTCGTAGGCCACGTTCCTcgctctgacctttgacctctcaAACTTCAACACCACCTCGTCTGGAGGACACAGTCATAGTGAGGCCAAGGGGGCGGGGCATGTGAGAGGCAGGGGCGGGGCTTGGACACTCACCCACAGCTCCATTGAGGTTCTGGAAGATGTGAGAGCGATGATCCAACGTCATGTTGAACTTGACCTGAGGGAACAGACCAATCAGAGCTCAGAGAGCAGTCAGCTGACAGAGAGCagcgctgtgattggctgaggcTGAGTCACCCTCTGCGTGGGGTCCAGGTAGATGTTAGTATAGAACAgctgatcatcatcatcatctttgaaCTTCCACCGCTGCACCAGAGCTGACAGGTCTGAGGCCACGCCCATAAAACCTACACAACACACAGTAGGTCACCACATGGCTCCCAGCCCCtcccatcagtgtgtgtgtgggcgtgtcCTCTCACCTCCTGAGTTGAGGTATCTCTTCCCAGAATGCACTGCAGGGTACCTGTGGGCCAGTCTCTGGTCAGGCCAACAGAAGCCCTCAGCAGAGAAGACCACCCTGTGTCTGAGCTCTGAGAACTTCAGCAGGAGCTCCTCTGGACCAGCAGAGAAGATGACATCATAGCTGGAgatacacaacaacacaa
Coding sequences within it:
- the plod3 gene encoding multifunctional procollagen lysine hydroxylase and glycosyltransferase LH3 isoform X4, with protein sequence MSCCAGVMGSSALLLASLLASVLASVLASPGLPSDQRPYTADNLLVITAATEETDGFKRFMRTAREFNYTVKVLGLGEDWQGGDIARTVGGGQKVRWLKKELLKHSDNKDLLVLFVDSYDVIFSAGPEELLLKFSELRHRVVFSAEGFCWPDQRLAHRYPAVHSGKRYLNSGGFMGVASDLSALVQRWKFKDDDDDQLFYTNIYLDPTQRVKFNMTLDHRSHIFQNLNGAVDEVVLKFERSKVRARNVAYDTLPVVIHGNGPTKLQLNYLGNYVPTAWSYENGCGVCDYDLLSLSTTPDEELPVVFIAIFIEHATPFIDEFLQRLTTINYPLSRLRLFIHNNVVYHERHIQTFWTNHAASFAEARLVGPEENLQEGGARTMAVEVCVKDPSCDYYFSMDSDVALTNPDTLRILIEENKPVIAPMLSKHGKLWSNFWGALSPEGFYSRSEDYIEIVQSKRTGVWNVPYVSQAYLIKASVLRSKFSDVSLFMDQDLDPDMAFCRSIRDQGVFMFVSNRDEFGRLVASNNFNTSRLHPDMWQIFDNPVDWREKYVHQNYDKIFEDQTTFVEQPCPDVYWFPTFSETMCDHLVETLEDFGQWSGGSHRDERLAGGYESVPTVDIHMNQISFEKEWLKFLKDYISPVTEKLYPGYYPKAQAIMNFVVRYRPDEQPSLRPHHDSSTFTVNIALNRKGVDYEGGGCSFLRYDCKVESPRKGWSFMHPGRLTHYHEGLPTTRGTRYIMVSFVDP
- the plod3 gene encoding multifunctional procollagen lysine hydroxylase and glycosyltransferase LH3 isoform X2 — its product is MSCCAGVMGSSALLLASLLASVLASVLASPGLPSDQRPYTADNLLVITAATEETDGFKRFMRTAREFNYTVKVLGLGEDWQGGDIARTVGGGQKVRWLKKELLKHSDNKDLLVLFVDSYDVIFSAGPEELLLKFSELRHRVVFSAEGFCWPDQRLAHRYPAVHSGKRYLNSGGFMGVASDLSALVQRWKFKDDDDDQLFYTNIYLDPTQRVKFNMTLDHRSHIFQNLNGAVDEVVLKFERSKVRARNVAYDTLPVVIHGNGPTKLQLNYLGNYVPTAWSYENGCGVCDYDLLSLSTTPDEELPVVFIAIFIEHATPFIDEFLQRLTTINYPLSRLRLFIHNNVVYHERHIQTFWTNHAASFAEARLVGPEENLQEGGARTMAVEVCVKDPSCDYYFSMDSDVALTNPDTLRILIEENKPVIAPMLSKHGKLWSNFWGALSPEGFYSRSEDYIEIVQSKRTGVWNVPYVSQAYLIKASVLRSKFSDVSLFMDQDLDPDMAFCRSIRDQVTSGACTTHTHTHTHTHTHTLTLLPPQGVFMFVSNRDEFGRLVASNNFNTSRLHPDMWQIFDNPVDWREKYVHQNYDKIFEDQTTFVEQPCPDVYWFPTFSETMCDHLVETLEDFGQWSGGSHRDERLAGGYESVPTVDIHMNQISFEKEWLKFLKDYISPVTEKLYPGYYPKAQAIMNFVVRYRPDEQPSLRPHHDSSTFTVNIALNRKGVDYEGGGCSFLRYDCKVESPRKGWSFMHPGRLTHYHEGLPTTRGTRYIMVSFVDP
- the plod3 gene encoding multifunctional procollagen lysine hydroxylase and glycosyltransferase LH3 isoform X3; this encodes MSCCAGVMGSSALLLASLLASVLASVLASPGLPSDQRPYTADNLLVITAATEETDGFKRFMRTAREFNYTVKVLGLGEDWQGGDIARTVGGGQKVRWLKKELLKHSDNKDLLVLFVDSYDVIFSAGPEELLLKFSELRHRVVFSAEGFCWPDQRLAHRYPAVHSGKRYLNSGGFMGVASDLSALVQRWKFKDDDDDQLFYTNIYLDPTQRVKFNMTLDHRSHIFQNLNGAVDEVVLKFERSKVRARNVAYDTLPVVIHGNGPTKLQLNYLGNYVPTAWSYENGCGVCDYDLLSLSTTPDEELPVVFIAIFIEHATPFIDEFLQRLTTINYPLSRLRLFIHNNVVYHERHIQTFWTNHAASFAEARLVGPEENLQEGGARTMAVEVCVKDPSCDYYFSMDSDVALTNPDTLRILIEENKPVIAPMLSKHGKLWSNFWGALSPEGFYSRSEDYIEIVQSKRTGVWNVPYVSQAYLIKASVLRSKFSDVSLFMDQDLDPDMAFCRSIRDQVTSGACTHTHTHTHTHTHTLTLLPPQGVFMFVSNRDEFGRLVASNNFNTSRLHPDMWQIFDNPVDWREKYVHQNYDKIFEDQTTFVEQPCPDVYWFPTFSETMCDHLVETLEDFGQWSGGSHRDERLAGGYESVPTVDIHMNQISFEKEWLKFLKDYISPVTEKLYPGYYPKAQAIMNFVVRYRPDEQPSLRPHHDSSTFTVNIALNRKGVDYEGGGCSFLRYDCKVESPRKGWSFMHPGRLTHYHEGLPTTRGTRYIMVSFVDP
- the plod3 gene encoding multifunctional procollagen lysine hydroxylase and glycosyltransferase LH3 isoform X1; this encodes MSCCAGVMGSSALLLASLLASVLASVLASPGLPSDQRPYTADNLLVITAATEETDGFKRFMRTAREFNYTVKVLGLGEDWQGGDIARTVGGGQKVRWLKKELLKHSDNKDLLVLFVDSYDVIFSAGPEELLLKFSELRHRVVFSAEGFCWPDQRLAHRYPAVHSGKRYLNSGGFMGVASDLSALVQRWKFKDDDDDQLFYTNIYLDPTQRVKFNMTLDHRSHIFQNLNGAVDEVVLKFERSKVRARNVAYDTLPVVIHGNGPTKLQLNYLGNYVPTAWSYENGCGVCDYDLLSLSTTPDEELPVVFIAIFIEHATPFIDEFLQRLTTINYPLSRLRLFIHNNVVYHERHIQTFWTNHAASFAEARLVGPEENLQEGGARTMAVEVCVKDPSCDYYFSMDSDVALTNPDTLRILIEENKPVIAPMLSKHGKLWSNFWGALSPEGFYSRSEDYIEIVQSKRTGVWNVPYVSQAYLIKASVLRSKFSDVSLFMDQDLDPDMAFCRSIRDQVTSGACTTHTHTHTHTHTHTHTHTHTHTHTHTHTLTLLPPQGVFMFVSNRDEFGRLVASNNFNTSRLHPDMWQIFDNPVDWREKYVHQNYDKIFEDQTTFVEQPCPDVYWFPTFSETMCDHLVETLEDFGQWSGGSHRDERLAGGYESVPTVDIHMNQISFEKEWLKFLKDYISPVTEKLYPGYYPKAQAIMNFVVRYRPDEQPSLRPHHDSSTFTVNIALNRKGVDYEGGGCSFLRYDCKVESPRKGWSFMHPGRLTHYHEGLPTTRGTRYIMVSFVDP